The Fusobacterium necrophorum subsp. necrophorum genome has a window encoding:
- a CDS encoding CRISPR-associated helicase/endonuclease Cas3 → MSKKMKNKFWAKSNPWETIMEHTEALLRECQRFMKIYPDFVKKISRIWKLLVLTCIHHDWGKANDKFQERILTGKKQMGELPHAILSIACLNVQELVQEFSMEEIQALYAAILFHHNREGLLEYKFSQIKAEFQEMSVDISEMLESIQKNSQKYPLLNQEKIYFNSTFSLKKYFYQEFPVDILNPKECEKAVFYILLKGLLNRIDYAASAHIPVEYKNDFLEEGLQTFMQDLNDERLLRGMEKTNWNELQEYMKSHQEDNLIVVAQTGLGKTEAGLWWIGNQKGFFILPLRTAIDAIYDRIKNKILKNNKVEERLALLHSESLETYLQLQEQSSFEWEDYYIKTKQLSLPLTICTLDQLFPFVFRYRGYEFKLATMAYSKVIIDEVQMYGPDLVGFLVVGLSMIQKIGGKFAILTATFPGFIEDLMREQGLKFEMSKTFVKEECRHSIQWRQEEINADFILEKYKKNRVLVICNTVKQCQKIYHDLQEKMGICQEELLSHDLMDRELNLFHAKFIKKDRAVREEAILEFGSLLKKDSTPNDRKGIWISSPIVEASLDIDFDILITELSDMNSLFQRLGRCFRSRIWEKEGFNCYVFDGGDKKCSGVGYSIQEEIYEMSKNTLRQYFSIHNSILTEKTKMDLVGQTYSKENMEQMAPKYYKEVTNFIKNPSLYLPNEMSAKESQFRFRNILSERIIPLPVYQQNMKEINEIEEKLKLPLNDTKSAQMNNGRGEKSISKEERIRQREELMKYTLTVESYLLKGVKIEKKIAINSYQEIKIVSCEYDFWVGLGKINKAKEKE, encoded by the coding sequence ATGTCAAAAAAAATGAAAAATAAGTTTTGGGCAAAATCAAATCCATGGGAAACAATTATGGAACATACAGAAGCCTTGCTTCGAGAGTGTCAGAGATTTATGAAAATATATCCCGACTTTGTAAAAAAGATTTCTAGAATATGGAAGTTGTTAGTTTTGACTTGCATTCATCATGATTGGGGAAAGGCAAATGATAAATTTCAAGAAAGAATATTAACAGGAAAAAAGCAAATGGGGGAATTGCCACATGCCATATTAAGTATCGCTTGTTTAAATGTACAAGAATTGGTACAGGAATTTTCAATGGAGGAAATACAAGCTTTATATGCTGCGATTTTATTTCATCATAATAGGGAAGGTTTACTAGAGTATAAATTTAGTCAAATAAAAGCGGAATTCCAAGAGATGAGTGTAGATATCAGCGAAATGTTGGAAAGCATTCAGAAAAATTCTCAAAAATATCCATTGCTAAATCAGGAAAAAATTTACTTTAATTCAACTTTTTCTTTAAAGAAATATTTTTATCAAGAATTTCCAGTGGATATTTTAAACCCGAAAGAATGTGAAAAAGCTGTTTTCTACATTTTATTAAAAGGATTATTAAATCGAATAGATTATGCAGCGAGTGCACATATCCCGGTTGAATATAAAAATGATTTTCTGGAAGAGGGCTTGCAAACTTTTATGCAAGACTTAAATGATGAACGATTGTTGAGAGGAATGGAGAAAACTAATTGGAATGAACTTCAAGAATATATGAAGTCACATCAAGAAGATAACCTGATTGTAGTCGCACAGACAGGACTCGGGAAAACAGAAGCTGGATTATGGTGGATTGGGAACCAGAAAGGATTTTTTATACTGCCGCTTAGAACAGCAATTGATGCTATTTATGATAGAATCAAGAATAAAATTCTCAAAAATAATAAAGTGGAAGAAAGACTTGCTCTACTTCATAGTGAAAGTTTGGAGACTTATTTACAATTGCAGGAGCAAAGCAGTTTTGAGTGGGAGGATTATTATATAAAAACCAAACAATTATCTCTTCCACTTACAATTTGTACTTTGGATCAACTATTTCCTTTTGTATTTCGTTATCGTGGATATGAATTCAAATTAGCAACCATGGCATACTCCAAGGTAATCATCGATGAAGTACAAATGTATGGGCCTGATTTGGTCGGATTTTTAGTAGTAGGACTGTCAATGATCCAAAAAATAGGTGGTAAATTTGCTATTTTGACAGCTACTTTTCCGGGATTTATTGAGGATTTAATGCGAGAGCAAGGGTTGAAATTTGAAATGTCAAAGACTTTTGTGAAGGAAGAATGTCGGCATTCGATTCAATGGAGGCAGGAAGAAATCAATGCAGACTTTATTTTGGAGAAATATAAGAAGAATCGAGTGTTGGTTATCTGCAATACAGTGAAGCAATGTCAAAAAATATATCATGACTTACAGGAAAAAATGGGAATCTGTCAAGAAGAATTGTTAAGTCATGATTTAATGGACAGGGAACTGAATTTATTTCATGCCAAGTTTATTAAGAAAGATAGAGCAGTTCGAGAAGAAGCAATCCTTGAGTTTGGAAGTTTGTTAAAAAAGGATAGTACTCCCAATGACCGTAAAGGAATCTGGATTAGCAGTCCTATTGTTGAAGCCTCTTTGGATATTGATTTTGACATTTTGATTACTGAGTTATCCGATATGAATAGTCTGTTTCAAAGGCTGGGGAGATGTTTTCGTAGTCGAATATGGGAAAAAGAGGGCTTTAATTGCTATGTTTTTGACGGTGGAGACAAGAAATGTTCCGGTGTCGGGTACTCTATTCAGGAAGAGATATATGAAATGTCCAAAAATACTCTGCGTCAGTATTTTTCTATTCATAACAGTATATTGACGGAAAAAACAAAAATGGATTTGGTAGGGCAAACCTATTCAAAAGAGAACATGGAACAAATGGCCCCTAAGTATTATAAAGAAGTTACGAATTTCATAAAAAATCCAAGTTTATATTTACCGAATGAAATGAGTGCTAAAGAAAGTCAATTTCGTTTTCGTAATATCTTGTCAGAAAGGATCATTCCTCTTCCTGTGTATCAGCAAAACATGAAAGAAATCAATGAAATAGAAGAAAAGTTGAAACTCCCATTAAATGATACAAAATCAGCTCAAATGAATAACGGTAGGGGAGAAAAAAGTATTTCAAAAGAGGAAAGAATTCGTCAGCGTGAAGAGTTGATGAAATATACTTTGACTGTAGAGTCTTATCTTCTTAAAGGAGTGAAAATAGAGAAAAAGATAGCAATAAATTCTTATCAAGAGATAAAGATAGTCTCTTGTGAGTATGATTTCTGGGTAGGATTGGGGAAGATAAATAAGGCAAAAGAGAAGGAATAG
- a CDS encoding helix-turn-helix transcriptional regulator has product MPKKTIQGNKELAKQIKLRRNELGLTIEEAASRANVGTKTWSRYESGSSIRIDKCKGICKALNWHTIPNQKIADNKQFSIQEYKNHEAWSEFLYNTFGLGAAVSFVIGSDILLDYINGDMEELASMPVGTHIGQLSVSWLNANLPDQFLMHYNYEFLYQMKCTLLEMRMHANNGLPIIAHSVLEELLLYLCCTESSTLIELDNNLNELQNIDWKDWIIDLFGDMDIISFLYSHIHLDINHPYHFFQWTKQQFYTN; this is encoded by the coding sequence ATGCCTAAGAAAACTATCCAAGGCAATAAGGAACTTGCCAAACAAATTAAGCTTAGACGCAATGAACTCGGGCTAACAATTGAAGAAGCTGCTTCTCGAGCAAATGTTGGAACAAAAACATGGAGTCGATATGAATCAGGTTCATCCATTCGGATAGATAAATGTAAAGGCATCTGCAAGGCTCTTAATTGGCATACCATACCAAATCAGAAAATAGCAGATAACAAACAATTTTCTATTCAGGAATATAAAAATCATGAAGCATGGTCTGAGTTCTTATATAACACATTCGGACTAGGTGCTGCTGTATCATTTGTTATCGGTAGTGATATATTACTTGACTACATCAATGGGGATATGGAAGAATTAGCTTCTATGCCAGTCGGAACTCATATAGGACAACTCTCTGTATCTTGGCTAAATGCTAACCTCCCTGATCAATTTCTAATGCACTACAATTATGAATTTCTTTATCAAATGAAATGTACTTTACTCGAGATGAGAATGCATGCAAATAATGGATTACCAATAATCGCTCACAGTGTACTAGAAGAGCTTCTCCTCTATTTGTGTTGTACCGAGTCCTCGACCTTAATTGAACTTGATAACAATCTCAATGAACTTCAAAATATTGATTGGAAAGATTGGATAATTGATTTGTTCGGTGATATGGATATTATTAGTTTCCTGTATTCTCATATACATTTAGATATAAATCACCCATATCATTTTTTCCAATGGACAAAGCAACAGTTTTATACAAATTGA
- the cas5 gene encoding CRISPR-associated protein Cas5, with amino-acid sequence MKAVRVILYQDLVNYRHPMSFQLKESYPLPPYSTVIGMVHNLCRYKEYHPMKISIQGKYISKTNDLYTRYEFKSGAKYDKSRHQMEAGGYGISRGISTAELLSQVQLILHIRPEKEEEVEKILNAFQTPWEYPSLGRREDLAVIREVKEVEISQRIPRDDLEEEEKEDLYAYIPLRYLEEDLVEGRKTERGVKARGTKYLLNKRYYLENDAKGKEPKWIRRWERIKVLYTSKIAAKPMKQLWLDEDNYMVFEA; translated from the coding sequence ATGAAAGCTGTTAGGGTTATTTTATATCAGGATTTGGTAAATTATCGTCACCCTATGTCTTTTCAATTAAAGGAAAGCTATCCTCTTCCTCCTTACTCGACAGTTATTGGCATGGTACACAATCTTTGTCGTTATAAGGAATATCATCCGATGAAAATTAGTATTCAAGGAAAATATATTTCGAAAACCAATGATTTATATACTCGTTATGAGTTTAAGAGTGGAGCGAAATATGACAAGAGCAGACATCAAATGGAGGCAGGAGGATATGGAATCAGTCGAGGAATCAGTACAGCCGAGTTATTATCCCAAGTACAATTGATTTTACATATCAGACCGGAAAAGGAAGAAGAAGTGGAGAAAATTTTGAATGCATTTCAAACACCATGGGAATATCCATCTTTGGGTAGAAGAGAGGATTTAGCAGTGATCCGGGAAGTAAAGGAAGTGGAAATCAGTCAAAGAATTCCTAGAGATGACTTAGAGGAAGAAGAAAAAGAGGATTTATATGCTTATATTCCTTTGAGATATCTGGAGGAAGACCTTGTGGAAGGGAGAAAAACAGAACGTGGAGTAAAAGCCAGAGGAACGAAGTATCTGCTTAATAAAAGATACTATTTAGAAAATGATGCAAAAGGGAAAGAGCCAAAATGGATACGTCGCTGGGAAAGGATAAAGGTATTGTATACTTCCAAGATTGCTGCAAAACCTATGAAACAACTTTGGCTTGATGAGGATAATTATATGGTATTTGAGGCATAA
- a CDS encoding toll/interleukin-1 receptor domain-containing protein, which translates to MRLKYGAVLYVDNKGNKHIGYYDDDDEEGAIIYQGDFFLSREYLVIPYRRCTNNITMKDIIDCMNDLQEKLAGHSMSLSGKYQEKIITNLLSELCYVQQLFYERHILTMDIKKGINVFISHSSKDKKFVNILYAELAFNGYFPWLDEREIKGGESIPRKIQEGLTNSDYVLVILSKNSVKSNWLNEEWETKYWEEVKENRVKVIPILIEECDIPPLLKKKKYIDFRGDYNTALSFLYKSLI; encoded by the coding sequence ATGAGACTTAAGTATGGAGCGGTGTTATATGTTGATAATAAAGGTAATAAACATATTGGATATTACGATGATGACGATGAAGAAGGAGCCATCATCTATCAGGGAGATTTCTTTTTGTCAAGAGAATATCTTGTTATTCCTTATAGAAGATGTACAAATAATATAACTATGAAGGATATAATAGATTGTATGAATGATTTACAGGAAAAACTGGCAGGACATTCAATGAGTTTATCGGGCAAATATCAAGAAAAGATTATCACAAATTTACTATCTGAATTATGTTATGTACAGCAATTATTTTATGAAAGACATATTTTAACAATGGATATAAAAAAAGGAATTAATGTCTTTATATCTCATTCATCAAAAGATAAAAAATTTGTAAATATTTTATATGCAGAGCTAGCTTTTAACGGATATTTTCCATGGTTAGATGAACGAGAGATTAAAGGAGGAGAATCTATACCTAGAAAAATACAAGAAGGATTGACAAATTCAGACTATGTTTTGGTTATTTTGTCAAAAAATTCTGTAAAATCCAATTGGCTCAATGAAGAATGGGAAACTAAATATTGGGAAGAAGTTAAAGAAAATAGAGTTAAGGTAATTCCAATTCTAATAGAAGAATGTGACATTCCTCCTCTTTTAAAAAAGAAAAAGTATATTGATTTTAGAGGAGACTATAATACTGCTCTGAGTTTTTTGTATAAATCGTTGATTTAG